A single region of the Nicotiana sylvestris chromosome 6, ASM39365v2, whole genome shotgun sequence genome encodes:
- the LOC104230777 gene encoding uncharacterized protein gives MVQTVEANKGGGGSIKVGTTGTICSLMSRELDSKKFSPQTPASYRSKSPTVSSFIAGSATSPKRVKPGTLSDKASSSGMSEDNKKCPEIVRKTKHYNRKTNQIPILKNDNVFVDGTPVRQKPQRKGPYMVEIVDINCGDADRTWAGPIKNRLKKLGFSKLSESPV, from the coding sequence atggtTCAGACAGTGGAAGCCAATAAGGGTGGTGGAGGTTCTATTAAAGTTGGAACAACTGGTACAATCTGTTCCTTGATGTCAAGAGAATTAGATTCTAAGAAGTTTTCTCCTCAGACACCGGCTTCATATAGAAGTAAGTCTCCTACTGTTAGTTCTTTCATTGCTGGAAGTGCAACCAGTCCTAAAAGAGTGAAGCCAGGAACATTGAGTGACAAAGCAAGCAGCAGTGGGATGTCTGAGGACAATAAGAAATGCCCTGAAATTGTCAGGAAAACAAAGCACTATAATCGAAAAACTAATCAAATTCCAATACTAAAAAACGACAATGTCTTCGTTGATGGAACTCCTGTGAGGCAGAAACCTCAGAGAAAGGGACCTTACATGGTGGAAATTGTGGACATAAATTGTGGGGATGCTGACAGAACTTGGGCAGGCCCTATAAAGAATCGCCTGAAGAAGCTTGGTTTCTCAAAGCTGTCTGAAAGCCCTGTCTAA
- the LOC104230776 gene encoding chloroplastic lipocalin, which translates to MVCYNLVVQQSPPILLQSLYPSKPRGMPMKVMSGCCNECPISSKVVVKQVFSGLAASILFLSQSNLAFAADLPHYNSVSQLANAIDSAPVLPLEKGNDGGGGKLMMMRGMTAKDFDPIRYSGRWFEVASLKRGFAGQGQEDCHCTQGIYTVDMAAPAIQVDTFCVHGGPDGYITGIRGRVQCLTEEDREKNETDLERQEMIREKCYLRFPTLPFIPKEPYDVIATDYDNFALVSGAKDRSFIQIYSRTPNPGPKFIEKYKNYLGSFGYDPSQIKDTPQDCEVKSTSQLAAMMSMPGMQQALSNQFPDLELKAAVEFNPFTSVFETLKKLVELYFK; encoded by the exons ATGGTGTGCTACAATTTGGTAGTCCAACAATCACCTCCAATTCTGCTTCAATCACTGTATCCCTCCAAACCCAG GGGGATGCCTATGAAAGTGATGTCCGGCTGCTGTAATGAATGTCCTATATCTAGTAAGGTTGTGGTTAAACAAGTCTTTTCAGGTCTTGCAGCATCGATCCTATTTCTCTCTCAAAGTAACCTG GCTTTTGCAGCAGATCTTCCTCATTACAACAGTGTGTCCCAACTTGCAAATGCCATAGACAGCGCACCGGTTCTTCCTCTGGAGAAGGGAAATGATGGTGGAGGTGGAAAGTTGATGATGATGCGAGGCATGACAGCAAAAGACTTTGATCCAATCAGGTATTCTGGAAGATGGTTCGAAGTAGCTTCCCTTAAACGTGGATTCGCTGGACAAGGTCAAGAAGATTGCCACTGCACCCAG GGCATTTACACTGTTGATATGGCCGCACCTGCTATCCAAGTAGACACATTTTGTGTTCATGGAGGACCTGACGGCTACATCACAGGCATAAGGGGAAGGGTTCAATGCCTTACCGAGGAGGATAGGGAGAAAAATGAGACTGATCTAGAAAGGCAAGAAATGATTAGGGAGAAGTGTTACCTTAGGTTTCCTACATTGCCGTTCATCCCAAAGGAGCCTTATGATGTTATTGCAACTGATTATGACAATTTTGCACTGGTTTCTGGAGCTAAAGACAGAAGCTTCATTCAG ATATACTCGAGGACACCTAATCCAGGACCAAAATTTATAGAGAAATACAAAAACTACTTAGGTAGTTTCGGATATGATCCAAGCCAAATCAAAGACACGCCACAAGACTGTGAGGTGAAGTCTACGAGTCAGCTAGCAGCAATGATGTCCATGCCAGGAATGCAACAAGCTCTAAGCAACCAATTCCCTGATTTAGAGTTGAAGGCCGCTGTTGAATTCAACCCATTCACAAGTGTTTTTGAAACTCTCAAGAAGCTTGTTGAGCTTTATTTCAAGTAG